The genomic stretch gagtgtATTGGGGGCTTGTGTTTGGGTATCAAATTACAAAGGTtgtgttgtttttcttttcttgatttttagtGGAAAGTGGTTCCCACTCAGTGAACGTATCTTGCCTCTTGtgtatgtttttgttttattttatttgttagttATGAGATCTTTAAGAGAGATCTAAATTTcgtttcaaattttgaatcatTCTAATTTAATATATATGGTTTGTTATTGTAGGTCTTAAGTTTTATATTGATGGCATTGTCGAAAGTGGATTTTTAAGTCTACTTTTGAGTTGTTTTGTGCTCTGGTGATGGTATTGTTGAAGGTGGAGTGTCAAGCCAATTTTGTATTGTCCGTCTGGGTATGTCGggatgttaaatttttttttttttattattacaaaTTAGTGGGTTACAAGGGACTAGGGACTAGGGACTAGGGACTAGGGACGAATGTGGATTGGAGTCTCGAACTGAGACCGTCTAGGTGCAACTGCTCTACTTCACTCTATGCCCACCAACTACATTAAGTAGCTGAGCAAGAGTATGTATGGATATTAAATCCTATATAtcaaatatttattaattattgttttttgttcagaatttttttttttttttgttgttcttgaTGTTCTTGTGCATACATTTTTATGTGTTGTACATAATTTTGCGGGAAATTATACAATTTTTGCGTGTAGCACACGATTTTGTGTGTTGCTCACATCGAAAACAATGTTATTTCCACCCCAATAATTTCAAATAAAACtgttttttagtatttttacaataaaattataACATAGTGCTACACAATAATAAGTCTTTATTTTTTATCGAGTTTTCCTTAAGACACAGTGAAGAGGAATCCCCTGACTGTGGCTTTCAGATGGGCGGGAAAGAGTATTGTGCAATAGAGGATGGTATTATTGATTTTGTCCAGTATGTGATATTTTAGGTAAAAGAGTCTAAATGGAACAAAACAGAATATTGAGATTGAAACCAACTATTTACAAATTGACCTGCACCATAGAAAAAtgatccaattttgattttataggttctcttttctggtttggttttaatttgCACCATAAAACCCTCTAGTCTAAATCAAACAGAAACcagaaaaaccaaaaagaaactAGTGATACCTTTCACTCGAATGCTAGCCTACAGATAAATTGggttaattaataaaataataattaattttataaacaacaattgtttcatcaaacttttttcttttggagaagATTGTTTTCATTGTACTTTAAACGTAAAATATGCAAAATGTATTGAGACTTGctatataataaatatattaaagcaCAAATTGAAAATGATGACTCATTTTGTAAAATGTATTGAGACTAGCTatataataaatattttgaagCATGAATTGAAAATGATGCCACATGTTAAAATGTATTAACAAAACCCTACCTCCTAATGGAAGAAATAGTTTGGTTATcatgtgagagaaaaaaaaaaaaaaaggaacatgaAAGGAAAAGGACGGATGAAGAtggattagaattttttttttaatcacattAGTGTGGGAGATAGGCTGGGGGAGACCGAGCAAGAATGAAAAAACACGAGAATATATAGGGTTTGAAAACTTGAGGTCGTCTTCAGTACTGTTCAAAATCGACACTACAAACAGTATGTAAATCAGATAACGAAAACTGATTAGAACCAAAAAATCAGACCGAATGAAAAAAGATTCTGATTTTGATTGATTCCTatccaattcaattttgatttcaatttatcaaaatataaatcgcATCAAATTCAAACCGAATAATTAAAACCGGACTAATTAACACCTTCAATGTTGAGGGAAAGGGACGAAGATCCTCTACAGCGTGCCAGCGTGATGGTGACTGAACCCCGCGACATAGAGGAAAtttggaaaactttctccttattttttttttttttgttctttttcacatttttgtttTCCTCGTAAAAGGATAAACTGAATAACATAATACAACAATAGTGTTGATAATCATAGAACAAAATGAACAGAAATTTCGTTTTACATTTATTCTGTTTTGTTCTTTTCCGTTTTTTTTCCTCATAATTTTGCAATATTAGAACTCCAAAGTCTTCAATTCAGTAAGCAATGGTGGCCATTAGGTGAGGGAGATTTTTGATTTCCATTACCAATCTCAGCGGCTGGAGATTCTCATTCTCAGAATCTATTCCAATGCAATCACAAAGGTTCTTCTCGCTTTAGTATCCAAACCCTCAAATCCCAACTCTTCTTTTACCGCCTCTCATCCATGGAACCTCGCAGAACTTCAAGAATGGTCATCGACCCCAAAGTCCGTCATGTCGGCTTCGTAACCTTTAACCCCGCCACCAACACCGGTGGCTCTCCGCCGGTGTCCCAGATCTCGCCGTCCGGCAACTCGCTCTCCCCTGTCATGATCCCCCCACCTCGCCACGCATCAGATAACGTCTCATCTTCTTTGGCTGCTCATAACTCTTCTCGTGCGGTTCCAGTTCATGTTCCCTTGTCTCCCCTTCGTAGGAATTCCGTGGGTGATGATATGCGACATGGAAATTACAACCCTCCTGAGTCTCTTCTAGgtacctctccttctccttcaagtaagtttgaTGGTGGGGATTTCTTTGAAGAGGATGATATGTCTTCCACTAGTTGGATTGTTGGGGGAAACCCCGGAACGCTTGCATCGTCTTTTCCTGGCAGTGGGTTCGACCCTACATCGGCAAAATCGAGTAATCTTCGGACGGCAGCAGCCAATCTGATCACTGCTTCTGTAGTGAAGATCCCTACTGGTGCCTCTGGTATGGAATTACTTTTATTTTGTAGTGTAGATTCTACTTTGTATTATTACCTTTTTGTCTGTGTTAAGGAACCCAAATTGGCCAATTACTTGTACGAACGTAGAAGACCGAGGAATTAGAGGCAGAAGAATCCCAATTGGGCCAACCCTGTAATATAATTTGCTTGGCTTAGCATGAATTATTATGTAGCTCTGCATTTCGTATATTGATTGGCTTGAGGACGCAGCTGATTCTACAGAAGTGAAAGTTATTCATAACAAACCCATTTATTTTCTTAGATTCTACCAACTTTGTACAATGGAGGGTAATAGTAGGGTGGGTTTTAAATTGTCCCTCCTGTAAAACGCAGTTGAGTTACACAATCAAGTGGACAAATCATACATGGAACCTGGATTCTGAATGGTTGAACGAGGGTTCTTGTCTGTAGTGAGCAGCCAGTGAAACAGTAAGAGGAAAGGGTTCCAATATCTGAAGTATGCTAGCTTCCTTACCGTCCATCGGTCTCTTGTGCGTTTACATGGTTTCTCAGTGAAGTCTATGAACTTCTCTTGTGATGAAGATAATGCAGTACCAACCCTGAGCTAGTGAGATCCAGTTGGAGATCAGATTGCAGTAGTATCATAGGGAAAAAAAACAGACAAACCAGACTAGGAGAGCAAAGGTAAGTCAGATGAGCAGCTAGCCTTGGTCGGCCTGATTTGCAGGGAGAATAATCAATAAAGATTTATCAAGATTCAAGGGTCAGATATGCATATATTGAAGAATTTTTCTCTAGTGTGGACACCTAAACACTCAGAATTTCTGGGAAATTGATAGTAGGGAATTGAAGGAATGAAATGATGTCATTGATTAACAGTGAACagaacaaaaaagagagattgaaATCAGGTTCAGAAAGATTGATTTTTTGAGAAGTTCAGTTGAAATACAATTCTGAAAATTGATGGAAATTTCAGGCTTCTGAAACCAGAACAAAACTAGAAGATaacaagaatcaaaagagtaaATTAAAGGTTGTAACAGAACAGAATTTTAACGCAGAAagcaaaacagaaataagaaaaGTGAGGAAAATAGCATGTGCAGGGCATGGAAAAAATGTAGAAACTGACCTGAAAatcaatggaagaaaaaaaaaaaaaagaaaaattaagaatgggaaagatatgatcaGGAATCCACGGGATCTATAGCTTGGAATCCCACCATGGTTCACTACTGAATCTCACAGAAGTAAAACATTCTTGAATTCCTCAAGAGCAAACACACCTGAATTCCACAGATGCAAGCCTGAATCCATAGaccaaaacaaagcaaaagcCTTTCATTGATTCATCAAAATTCGTTGGTAGGGCATAGCCCTTTCATATGTTcaaaaaaatgtcaaataagATACTCAGACTAGGCCTAAAACTCCACCAGCCAGTAGTTTACTATGAATGTAGTCTAACTGACTAAAATTCTGCATTATATAAGAAAGAAACAACTTAAACAAGGCTGAACTCATAGAGACCTATTCTACCCTAGCTAAGGCACTTTAatgacaaataaaaataaagaataggACTCTTACTTGACTAACTAATAAAGTAATCCTTTTTTCCTATCTCTTGCCCATATTttaggagtgatttgattccgATTGAATGTGCTAAAAGAgttaggggtaggcctaaaatgaccataggagtagtgaggaatgacataCATATTCTTGGTCTTGCCTCAAGTATGACCTTAGATAGAGGcaattggagggcaaggatccatgcagccaaccccatttagctgagatttttcTGACTTGCTCAGTTGggcctctttcttttttactttcgtTTCTCCTATTTTGTTCTGACCTCAGGTTTTCGTATTTTGTTTTGCATagatccatgtaaccaaccccattaagttgggacaagactgagttttttgttgttcttgttgttgtatacctaaaaataataaaaaaaaaccattagacCAAAGGCCCAATCCAAGGCTTatatccaataaaataagcccacttttgtgttttttctgCATCTTAAGGTTACTTGTATTGTGTATTGTCTGTCTCAAGTGTTGTCATTGTTTGAAACAATATCATATGGAGGTTGATGCTTTTTTGGACATGAGTCGAAAAAGGAGGTTGCATCAGGAAGTTGAAGGGATTCAGCAGCAGTGGGGTTGACATTTTAAGCCCTGGGTTTGATGTCAAAGCATCAGATTCGACACGTCTTTGATGTTGAGTGGAGAACATGGAATGACGACTGATTTACCTGATGTACTCAACTTTTGTAACATTAAATGTTCGATACTTTCAAAGGTGTGTTTAATAGTGTGTCGACGTTGAAGGAGCTAGGAGAATGGAGATGTGAGTATTTGAGTGTCTCGCCAGTTAAAAAGGTTTTGTTTGACATTTGGCTAGGACAGTCAAATTCGAAGCGATGTCGAGGGAACCATTTCGATGTTGCCTCGAGGTATTTCAATGTTGAATCCGAGGGTATGCGACTCTTTTCATCTCAATTTGTGGTTTTCCTATATAAATAGCATTTGTTCCAttcatggaaaaaataaaaaaagaagagagaatatcCCTAAGGAGAAGATCCACTGAAGATTACATTCAGTCCATACATTGGTTTTGGATCTCTTGGAAATTTTCTTCAAGCCTAATCTAGGGTTTGtgatagagagaagagaaagaacaaTGGAGAACAAGGATTTGTGAAAAAGAAAGACACCTTAACCTTCTTGTGCCCTGCTTGAAGAGTTTGTGAAACTATTCGGGACGTGGTTAAAGATTGTGTGGTTCTCCAAAGTTGCAGGAGTTGAGATATCGTCGAAGGGTTGGAAGATTTCTTGTCGATTGACTGTTTGGTTTCATTCATGTATTCAAATCTATTTTGGGTGGACTAGGTGCTTTTTTAAAAGTCTATTACATTATTGTGCTTGTGTTGGGGCATTCTCTATAATCCCATTTTTGTTGAACATTGCAAGGACTTTCAGGTGGGTGCTTGATATTTTGGGGTAGTTGATGCATTGCAGTTGGAGCTGCATTAATTATGGGTGGATGCTCTTTGCTAGTTGTAGCTATCAGAATTGTATTTTGCATTATAATGAGGTCAAACTTGGGTTGTAGCCCAGCTGCTCAGTGACCATTTGCACCATGGATGTAGGCACACTGCGGAACTATGTAACATCTATCTTGCAGGTGTTTCTTTTTCATGCATGTGAATGATTTGTTGAGGTGAATACTTATATGCTTGACTGTGCCACTGGATGAACTGGTCATTTGGCATGGTAAACCTGTGATTGCGAGTTATGGCAATCTATTTGAGGAAGATTTGGTGTGTGTGATAAAAAGGGCATTTGAGAGCAGTCAGGCAGCAGAGCAGTGTGTTTGGTTGGTATTTGCCTGTGCAGAAATAACAGTCATAGTAAACTGGTAGGAAGGAGTTTTAAAGCCCACTGATTCACCCCTCTCTCTGTGGGCCATTGTCCTGAACAACTTAATGTACATAGAGAGTTTTTGTTCTgtaaaatagaagagagaaatagagagagagagagagagggtcctCCGATTTATGCAAGGGAGTCCCAATTGTGTGTTTGGGGCTGCCCACTTCTATTCTTTATATAGAGCTCAAACCAGCTATTATAAGTCCTACTAGGAGTTGGAATCCGAAGCATAATAGAAAACTAACACAGACTTACTAGCTTCTAACTTAGACACCAATCCTAGTTGAACTAGGACAATCCTAGTTAGAGTAGGAAAACACCAAGGGAGGAGCCTGCTTTGTGATTTTTACATCAGGCATTGAGTTGGAAATCAAGTAAATTTGTCTGATACAGTCCATGTCCTTATTTCCTGGAGTAATAATAGGTGCTTAGAGGCAGAAACTTTGAACCTTCGCCCATATCAAAATGTAGCCTTATGgttttccccccccccccttttgttttGAGCTTTCCTGCTAAACGCAGTACTCTAATTCATTAAATGATTTCCTACCATGAAGTTTAGGTTTGGAATTTCTTCCTTCATGTTAGGTATGGTTAACATTTGTTtgaataagaaggaaaaatctATTGCAGAGAAAGATGGAGAGTCAGTGGTGGAACTGCAAAATGAATGGGTGGAAAGTTCAAAACCTTTGAAAGAGAAAACTTCAAAAGCTGAAAGGCGTGCTCTTCAAGAGGCTCAACGAGCTGCCAAAGCTGCTGCAAAAGGTGCACATCTTGTTCTTTgccatttttcttctcctttctctcttttccctttagAAGATTACTGCTTTTATTATGTGACTATATTGTTTAACATTGAGTATCCAATTATTCGTTTTGTAGTTTTACTTCAGGTATCCCATTTTTATTGTTCTAtatggaaaatttcttttccatGGAGGTTTGCTGAAAATTTGTTTAGAGCTGCATAGACATTTTGAAAGGCATTTGCAGTGgtctattttcttttatgtttgtgGCCCGACTTctttatatattaatttttaatgttttttatgGGAGGTACCATTTTATGCTTTGATGTATGGGGGAAGAGAGAGTTACCTGAAAAGGGAATGTTTATACTGAAAGACCAGTCCTTATTAAAATGAATGGCTCCTTGAGATTTGCATTTCAAACTTGACTGCCTCATATTTGGGGTTTAAGTTGGACTGGGTAGGTAGATCAGGGTGGATCCAATTCCAGTCTGTATACTCTGGAAGTAAACCTTGACGATGTCTGAATTCGACATAAGTTGTTGTAACTTAGCAGCCCGAAGTTCTTGCTCAGGCTGAGCCATGCAAGCCACAAAATTGGTAGGTTGGAACCCAGTTTTGTCCAGGGAAATTTGTGTTCCGAAAATTGATGTATATATACATTTATACAGTATGCATGTGagtaattcatccaaaaaacgTATGTATTTAAGTATGGAACAGTGTAAGATCATAGGCTAAGAGTGGGTATCCCAGACTCCTATCAGGCCCAAAATTGAGTTTAGCCATGGCTCTGCTTTGACTTAATCTTCCTTGCACAAGTTGCAACACTAGCCTCAATGCATGAGCCTGTGCATCATGAATTCCTGAAAGATAGATCTTGTACGTGCTCATGTGGTGCCATTTTTAAGCATGGCTATGTTCCCTTATGCTGgcattataaaaaattattagcTTCTTTCTTATGAAGATCTTTCTATATGCATCATAATTATTAATTTCTTTGTGTAATTCTATGAAGGGTTGCTGTTATGATGCTGTTGAATTTCAAGCTTGCTGTTATTTGGTTTTCTTCCATGAAGAGGCTGATGTGGCTTATTCCAGCCAAAGCATGGGGTGGCCTCTGGACTAGCCACATGTAGAGTGCCCTTCTCATTGCCAGCTCCATGTTCCATCTTGTACTGCACTTTTCTCTACTAATAGGATTTGAATATTCTTAATTATAAATCATGTTTCAAAAAGTGACACCTGTTGTCATTAGAAAGACCATGTAACATAATATTCCAAATGGttaatcataattaaaataagatGACAGGAAAAAAGGAAGTTCCTTATTTCATTCTCATTTGGTTCTTGATATTTGCCTGTAATGGCTTGTGTTGGTATGACTTTAAAATATATGAAAACATTTACTTACATCTTCTcatacaacaactcagccttatcccaactaaatgggattacTTATATCTTCTCATATCTTCTCATTTATTTCAAATGCCTTGAAGGTTTGATGGAATTCCTGTCCTTGCGGATCTATCTTTTCTCCATCTAGCCTctataatattttaatattagaTGTCTTTTAAAGTTTTGCAATATCTTACACTCTTTATCTTCTTGGTTTTTGTCGTCAGTGCCATTCATTATTTGTTCAGCTTTGTCAGGTTTTGTATATTCTGGCATACTTCCACTAATCGGCTGACCATTGTATACTTTTCTTTAATTGGCATAGCTGATGGAAGTAAGACTCATACTGCTTCTGGAGGGCCACCTCCAATGAATACAAAACAAACTAAAGCTGTGAAGACTTCACAACAGAAAGATGTTTCTACTGGAGCCACTTCTATTGCAGCTTCGGAGAAGAAAGGGGGTGATCGCCCACCAGAAAAAGATAGGAAGAAAGATGTTCCTCCTCCACGCATGCAATTCGATGACAAGCAACGAGTTGAAAAGGCTAAAAGGCGTGCAGTGGTCAAACAAACTGAAGCTAGAAACAAAGTTGATTTGTTTAGGCATTTGCCTCAGTATGAACATGGAACTCAACTTCCTGATCTTGAGTCAAAGTTTTTCCTACTTGATCCAATGCATCCTGCTATTTACAAGGTACTAGGTTTAGCATCTTGGTGGAAATGTCAACTTTGATCTTTTTAATCATGTGTATTTAACTGTATATTGGTAACCTTAGACATGGCTGACAGACTTTCACAATggctttccttttcttttttttcttcttttttttctttttcattttttaataacTTTTCCTGTTAGTCCTCCAAAAGGATTCTGTGTTCTACAACAACCACAGCTCAACATTATCCCAACGAAATGgtgttggctacatggatccttaaactccaatcagctctatttgatgtcatactCAATACAAGGTCTAAGATATGCATGTCTTTCGTCACCACTCTCCTGGAGTGATTTTAGGTTTGTCTtgactcttttagctccttcaatgtGAATCAAATCGCTCCTCTATactagagcatccaaaggcctctgtTGGACATGGTCTtgccacctcaaatgaattTCTTGTAGCTACTCCCTAATTatctctaatatgatcattcctttatccttcctagtttttccattcatccatctcaacatcctcttcTCATCTGCATTGaatttatctatatgatgcttcttgATAGTCCAACATTCCGCACCATACATAATAACCGGTCGTATGACTATCCTATAAaaaattcctttaagttttaaaggaattcCTCAATCATTCAACACTCTAGATGCACCCCTCCATAttatccatcctattttaattctctgtgaaacatcatcatctatatcacttttttttatttataagtgATCACAAATACCTAAAAATCATTTTGTGGAATCTCCTTCTCATCAATGTTTACCACCTCATTATCAGTCctagtgtaactaaagttacacaccatttactccgtcttcattctacttatcttaaaaccttttgattccaagacTGATCTCCGTAGCTCTCTAACTTGGCGTTAATCCTTGCTtgtctcataaaaaaaaagaaaacaatatcaTGAGCAAAAAACATACACCAGGAAACCtaatcttgaatgtctctagttAAATCtccatgataagcgcaaacaaataatGGCTTAAATCTGATCCTTGATGTCACCCAATTgaaattgggaattcactaacTAACCCCCATAGTGTaaaaacgtaaccctaaaacgatgcaaaagataatggaaaaataagaacaagcaatgcacacagatttacgagtttcggaaagattgcctacgtccccggtgagatgagatcctgcttcactatcaatggagaatagggttacagcgctcggccctcacacctctcagtattgcttgcattacagagaaagaaattctcgctacaaatatatggcgaaaaaccctaatccggaaagtacacagttgccctcaaataaaaaattcgagcagggggctGCACCCCCCTACACctcctgctatgcagggggcctcctgcccccttacAACTCCACGGCCCGCTAATAGGCTAACGAGACCCCCATCCTGCCTGTCAAGGCGCTGGACCAATACTCTTtgggttaaactgtgacggaatacatgacatcatacaccaacaatctccaccttggcttgaattctatcgaacctcctgtaaagataacctgtagacgtcttcatccccgtatctcatcagaggtacaaacccaCACCTATTTGTTGCGtctctcatcttcaacaatgagtaatattaatcgaGTCCAAACAGGATTCGAatttctctgtagtaactggcttggtaaacattctacaggattgagatctgtatgaatttttctcaagtgaatactgccttcggACATAAGCTCcatgatcttgtgaaatctcacatcgatatgttttgtccttgcatgaaacacctgattctttgcaagatgtatggcactctgactgtcacaatgtaacactgtacctccttgctcc from Macadamia integrifolia cultivar HAES 741 chromosome 11, SCU_Mint_v3, whole genome shotgun sequence encodes the following:
- the LOC122093653 gene encoding translation initiation factor eIF-2B subunit delta-like isoform X1 produces the protein MEPRRTSRMVIDPKVRHVGFVTFNPATNTGGSPPVSQISPSGNSLSPVMIPPPRHASDNVSSSLAAHNSSRAVPVHVPLSPLRRNSVGDDMRHGNYNPPESLLGTSPSPSSKFDGGDFFEEDDMSSTSWIVGGNPGTLASSFPGSGFDPTSAKSSNLRTAAANLITASVVKIPTGASEKDGESVVELQNEWVESSKPLKEKTSKAERRALQEAQRAAKAAAKADGSKTHTASGGPPPMNTKQTKAVKTSQQKDVSTGATSIAASEKKGGDRPPEKDRKKDVPPPRMQFDDKQRVEKAKRRAVVKQTEARNKVDLFRHLPQYEHGTQLPDLESKFFLLDPMHPAIYKVGLQYLAGDISGGNSRCIAMLQAFKETIQDYSTPPEKSLNRDLTAKIGSYVSFFIECRPLSISMGNAIRVLKNRISKLPVTLCEAEAKAALCADIDRFINEKIVLADKVIVRHAVTKIRDGDVLLTYGSSCVVEMMLLYAHELGKQFRVVVVDSRPMLEGQALIRRLVVKGISCTYTHINAVSCIMHEVTRVFLGAASVLSNGTVYSRVGTACVAMVAHAFHIPVLVCCEAYKFHERVQLDSICFNELGDPDVIAKVPGRKDVNHLDSCTNNENLQLLNLMYDVTPSDYVSMIITDYGMVPTTSVSAIVREYRRECLWI